One Sodalis praecaptivus DNA segment encodes these proteins:
- the ssuC gene encoding aliphatic sulfonate ABC transporter permease SsuC, with amino-acid sequence MAIIPLDPAKKHAVRPRHVSPRRLAHALAPWALPIVLILIWQGAAQAGWLSSRILPAPVAIAQTFWRLTESGELAANLAISSARAFIGFAIGGGIGLILGFITGLSRLGERLLDTSVQMLRNVPHLALIPLVILWFGIDETAKIFLVALGTLFPMYLNTYHGIRNIDRGLLEMARSYGLSGFSLFRQVILPGALPSIMVGMRFSLGLMWLTLIVAETISASSGIGYLAMNAREFLQTDVVVVAIILYALLGKLADVCTLLLERVWLRWHPAYQHKETTV; translated from the coding sequence ATGGCGATTATCCCGCTCGATCCAGCAAAAAAGCACGCCGTCCGGCCGCGGCACGTCTCGCCACGGCGTCTCGCCCATGCGCTGGCGCCCTGGGCGCTGCCCATTGTATTGATCCTTATCTGGCAAGGGGCGGCCCAGGCCGGATGGTTATCCAGCCGCATCCTGCCGGCGCCGGTGGCTATCGCCCAAACCTTTTGGCGTCTGACCGAGAGCGGCGAGCTGGCGGCCAACCTGGCCATCAGCAGCGCCCGTGCCTTTATCGGTTTTGCGATAGGCGGCGGGATCGGGCTGATTCTGGGGTTCATTACCGGTCTGTCCCGCCTCGGCGAGCGGCTGCTGGATACGTCGGTGCAAATGCTGCGCAATGTTCCCCACCTGGCGCTGATTCCGCTGGTCATCCTGTGGTTCGGTATTGATGAAACCGCCAAGATATTCCTGGTGGCGCTCGGTACGCTGTTTCCGATGTACCTGAATACCTATCACGGTATTCGCAATATTGACCGCGGTCTGCTGGAGATGGCGCGCAGTTATGGGCTGTCGGGTTTTTCCCTGTTTCGCCAAGTCATCTTACCCGGGGCGCTGCCGTCGATTATGGTCGGGATGCGCTTTTCCCTTGGCCTGATGTGGCTGACGCTTATCGTGGCGGAAACCATTTCCGCCAGCTCGGGTATCGGCTACCTGGCGATGAACGCCCGTGAATTCCTGCAAACCGATGTGGTGGTGGTCGCGATCATCCTCTATGCCCTGCTGGGCAAGCTGGCCGACGTCTGCACCCTGTTACTGGAGCGCGTTTGGCTGCGCTGGCATCCGGCCTATCAGCATAAGGAGACGACAGTATGA
- a CDS encoding siderophore-interacting protein: MSSGPSSYKIFDVTLKERYAITPSLQRCVFYGEDVTAMARHAPDQRIKVVLPLASGEPPALEDNGEWYPSWLALPAERRPPLRTYTLRNVRPEQGEVDIEFVMHGDNGPASRWVSQARAGDRLQLIAPNAAFNGHSGGFEWLPPDAVRQVLLVADETALPAALGILESLAQLPTPPQVQAFFEVPLSADFHNLDHYAFATVHWLAREHSHQPYGQALLAALQTRLVIPADAPRTQDEAAQAILRPELEQMWESAAPAHSAFYGWIACESSGVKAIRRYLIHTCGLQRETLSLMAYWCHGR, from the coding sequence GTGTCATCAGGGCCATCCAGTTATAAGATTTTTGATGTAACGCTGAAAGAACGATATGCGATTACCCCGTCATTGCAGCGCTGTGTATTTTACGGCGAAGACGTGACGGCAATGGCCCGCCATGCGCCGGATCAACGCATTAAGGTGGTGCTGCCGCTGGCCAGCGGCGAGCCCCCCGCCCTGGAGGATAACGGGGAATGGTACCCCTCCTGGCTAGCGCTGCCCGCCGAGCGGCGTCCGCCGCTGCGCACCTATACCTTGCGTAATGTCCGGCCTGAGCAGGGCGAGGTGGATATCGAATTTGTCATGCACGGCGATAACGGCCCGGCGTCGCGCTGGGTTAGCCAGGCCCGCGCCGGCGACCGCCTACAGCTTATCGCGCCCAATGCCGCATTCAATGGCCATAGCGGCGGGTTTGAATGGCTTCCCCCTGACGCGGTGCGCCAGGTGCTGCTGGTCGCCGATGAAACCGCGCTGCCTGCGGCGCTGGGGATACTGGAATCCTTGGCTCAACTGCCAACGCCACCGCAGGTGCAGGCGTTTTTTGAAGTACCGCTTAGCGCCGATTTCCACAACCTGGACCATTATGCCTTCGCCACCGTCCATTGGCTGGCGCGCGAGCACTCCCATCAGCCTTATGGTCAGGCGCTGCTGGCGGCGCTGCAAACTCGGCTGGTGATCCCCGCGGATGCGCCTCGTACCCAGGATGAGGCGGCGCAGGCTATCCTGCGGCCGGAGCTGGAGCAGATGTGGGAAAGCGCCGCGCCGGCCCATTCGGCGTTTTACGGCTGGATCGCCTGCGAATCGTCGGGGGTGAAAGCCATTCGCCGCTATTTGATTCATACCTGCGGCCTGCAGCGGGAGACCCTTAGCCTGATGGCCTATTGGTGTCACGGCCGCTGA
- a CDS encoding acyltransferase family protein, producing the protein MPALLYLSLCVIPFVTCLLLSPLMRKPFAAQMDDNGKFVIIDGLRGLAAVSVIIHHGILMTNLFMHADWRINAGYIADFNALVPRILTQLGSFGVTIFFMITGYLFWTKALTHGVGETATFYRRRVYRLLPMYLVAVAGVYLLSSAIGFTANMNGGYLLRSLASWLSFGFINGMSLTDGKPGWLILCGVFWTLAVEVKFYLLFPLLALFARQRLRGLVVLSAVVLVLLGLHWAQAISALQYSILFAFVCGMLTATLHTSPGFKAETAALLSRPGWKYALAAVALGSVGLSFFLFDFAYTGLSALLIAVFFLITASGNDLFGALRCRSLRFGGIISYSSYLLHGLVLTLSFHWIYPHWGPFIALSIAFVAVFILSALTFINVEAPFMQLAHGGPRPRAGRQRDAIELSAVSGDQRP; encoded by the coding sequence ATGCCTGCTTTACTCTACCTCTCCCTGTGCGTTATTCCGTTTGTCACCTGCCTGCTGCTGTCTCCGCTGATGCGTAAGCCGTTCGCCGCCCAGATGGACGATAACGGCAAATTTGTCATCATCGATGGTCTCCGCGGCCTGGCGGCGGTCAGCGTGATTATTCATCACGGAATTTTGATGACCAATCTGTTCATGCATGCCGATTGGCGCATCAACGCCGGCTATATTGCCGATTTTAACGCGCTGGTGCCGCGGATCCTCACCCAGTTGGGGTCGTTCGGCGTGACGATTTTTTTTATGATTACCGGTTATCTTTTTTGGACCAAGGCGCTCACGCACGGCGTCGGGGAGACGGCCACCTTTTATCGGCGGCGAGTCTACCGTCTGTTGCCAATGTACCTCGTCGCGGTGGCGGGGGTCTATTTACTGTCCAGCGCTATCGGTTTTACCGCGAACATGAACGGCGGCTATCTGCTGCGTTCGCTGGCCTCCTGGCTATCGTTCGGCTTCATCAACGGCATGTCGCTCACCGACGGTAAACCCGGCTGGCTAATACTCTGCGGCGTGTTCTGGACGTTAGCCGTAGAGGTGAAGTTTTATCTGCTGTTTCCGTTGCTGGCGCTATTCGCTCGGCAACGCCTGCGCGGGCTGGTGGTGCTAAGTGCGGTGGTCCTGGTGCTGCTGGGGTTACACTGGGCGCAGGCGATCTCGGCGCTGCAATACAGCATTTTGTTTGCCTTCGTTTGCGGCATGCTGACCGCCACCTTGCACACCAGCCCGGGGTTCAAGGCCGAGACGGCGGCGCTGCTGAGCAGGCCGGGGTGGAAATACGCGCTGGCGGCAGTGGCGCTGGGCAGCGTCGGCCTGAGTTTCTTCCTGTTTGACTTTGCCTACACTGGGCTGTCGGCGCTGCTGATTGCGGTTTTTTTCCTTATCACCGCCAGCGGCAATGACCTGTTTGGTGCATTGCGCTGCCGGTCGCTGCGCTTTGGTGGGATCATAAGCTACAGCAGCTATTTACTGCACGGTCTGGTGTTGACCCTCAGTTTCCATTGGATTTATCCGCACTGGGGGCCGTTTATCGCCTTGTCTATCGCCTTTGTGGCGGTGTTTATCCTCAGCGCGCTGACGTTTATCAATGTCGAGGCGCCGTTTATGCAGCTGGCGCACGGCGGGCCGCGCCCGCGCGCCGGTCGCCAGAGGGATGCCATTGAGCTCAGCGCCGTGAGCGGGGATCAGCGGCCGTGA
- a CDS encoding spore coat U domain-containing protein yields MNKPRSQPWLLLALFAWGAARAACSLPASSASLGSVTSFVLNAQPSTATGEIHVNCGAGSLASLLSSNFIRLQLSGASQVVGTRAVLKNSSGSDSVPVQLCTASNCATELSVGGGSVTYGSQELINLVGIMGNLNFTLPLYLRTLPGYSLKADTYSGTLNVLTQYNICTSIGVAGTCLPAGMQSGTVVVPLSVTLMVTNDCIAITAPNLNFGSAPLVANFNDVAQSISVTCTKGSSYTVGFSNGAHAVGTVRNMASGSQLLSYEIYQANGSTRWGSSGVERVASAAAISVTSDGLTRMFNYVARVVKTQNTPPAGVYTDSVVIDLSF; encoded by the coding sequence ATGAATAAACCCCGTTCGCAGCCTTGGCTGCTGCTGGCGTTATTCGCCTGGGGCGCGGCCCGCGCCGCCTGTTCGCTGCCCGCCAGCAGCGCCAGTCTCGGCAGCGTGACGTCGTTTGTCCTCAACGCACAGCCCAGTACCGCCACCGGCGAAATTCACGTCAACTGCGGCGCCGGCAGCCTTGCCTCATTACTGTCTTCCAACTTCATTCGCCTGCAGCTGAGCGGCGCGAGTCAGGTGGTCGGCACGCGCGCGGTACTGAAAAATAGCAGCGGCAGCGACAGCGTTCCGGTTCAGCTGTGCACCGCCAGCAATTGCGCCACCGAGCTCAGCGTCGGCGGCGGCAGCGTCACCTACGGGTCGCAAGAATTGATCAATTTGGTGGGCATTATGGGCAACCTCAATTTCACCCTACCGCTGTACCTGCGCACGCTGCCCGGCTATTCCCTGAAGGCGGACACCTACAGCGGCACGTTGAACGTGCTGACGCAGTATAACATCTGTACCAGTATCGGCGTTGCCGGTACCTGCTTGCCCGCGGGTATGCAGTCCGGCACGGTGGTGGTTCCGCTGAGCGTCACGCTGATGGTCACCAACGATTGTATTGCCATAACCGCGCCAAACCTTAACTTCGGCAGCGCGCCGCTGGTGGCGAATTTTAATGACGTCGCGCAAAGCATTAGCGTGACCTGTACTAAGGGCAGCAGTTACACGGTGGGTTTTAGCAATGGCGCGCACGCGGTGGGCACGGTACGCAACATGGCCAGCGGCAGCCAATTGCTCAGTTATGAGATTTACCAGGCCAACGGCAGTACGCGCTGGGGCAGCAGCGGCGTTGAGCGCGTGGCCAGCGCCGCCGCCATTAGCGTGACCAGCGATGGACTGACCCGGATGTTCAACTACGTGGCCCGGGTGGTGAAAACCCAAAATACCCCGCCGGCGGGCGTTTATACCGATAGCGTGGTGATCGATTTGTCTTTTTGA
- a CDS encoding fimbria/pilus outer membrane usher protein, which produces MGACRPGLLPLFILPPAIGADAPLLDVLPPPPSAAEANRRQQYPLGLIVNQADNGLIVPVTLAQGHFMLRAQDLRQAGLPAEKLTADWVDVSAMPEVQVHFDAQRQQLQLSVPPAWLPAQAFSHKRHAPRYPAKTSTGMVLNYDVYTARFYNGTLRTSAWNEWRLFGDDGFFSHDGVLQRSLSGTTSTRNGYIRYDTAWSNQNEDDALSWTVGDLITGAVSWSSSVRLGGVQIARDFALQPYRVTYPLPSFSGSAVVPTTVDMFVNGFKTNSESVQPGPWSLNNLPFVNGAGDAVIVTTDALGRQVVTTLPFYVSSTMLEPGLADFSVSAGALRKGYGTRSADYGEVVASGSYRRGITDWLTLETQAEGADSLALGGVGSQLRLGALGVVNHSWSHSLWQGQQGDQYGFGYRYNNRFFSVGTQHILRNARFGNLAIYDNGDNPLLRDTRWSLSRRSEQYNLTLSLARYGSLGAAYVAIRSAQGERTQLWNLSWSKSLWGDASLFVAGSYTPLQAGWSGALALVVPFGALSNASVGVERSPNGGMAQRLTLSSAMPSDGGLSWDVAYARQRRAQDYRQGMLGWRNPLMEIDGGIYGYGAENTVWNDLSGALVLMDGQVLAANGLNNSFALVKTGYPNVEVSYENQPAGVTNAKGYLLVPGVSAYYPGKYAINTLDLPPDITATQVEQRLTIRRQSGYTVNFGVKKLRAALVILHDGQGQPLPVATQLTRAGQPTEFVGWDGQAWLDNLSEENFITAQTPDGRRCQARLTLPGGEVYALRTYGPVRCPLNEPALGASNE; this is translated from the coding sequence ATGGGCGCCTGTCGGCCCGGTCTTCTCCCGCTGTTTATCCTGCCGCCGGCTATCGGTGCCGACGCGCCGCTTCTTGACGTCCTGCCGCCGCCGCCCAGCGCGGCCGAAGCCAACCGGCGACAGCAATACCCGCTGGGGCTTATCGTCAATCAGGCCGACAACGGACTGATTGTACCTGTCACCCTTGCCCAGGGGCATTTTATGTTGCGCGCTCAGGATCTGCGCCAAGCGGGCCTGCCGGCGGAGAAGTTAACGGCCGATTGGGTTGACGTCTCGGCGATGCCTGAAGTCCAGGTGCATTTCGACGCCCAGCGCCAGCAGCTGCAACTCAGCGTGCCGCCGGCCTGGCTGCCGGCGCAGGCGTTTTCCCACAAGCGTCACGCGCCGCGCTATCCCGCCAAAACCAGCACCGGCATGGTGCTCAATTACGATGTGTATACCGCCCGTTTTTACAACGGCACGCTGCGCACCTCCGCCTGGAATGAATGGCGCCTTTTCGGCGATGACGGCTTTTTCAGCCATGACGGCGTGCTGCAGCGCAGTCTGAGCGGGACGACGAGTACCCGTAACGGCTATATTCGCTATGACACCGCCTGGTCCAATCAGAACGAAGATGATGCACTAAGTTGGACCGTGGGGGATTTGATTACCGGCGCGGTGTCCTGGAGCAGCAGCGTTCGGCTGGGCGGCGTGCAGATCGCGCGGGATTTTGCCCTGCAACCGTATCGGGTGACCTATCCGCTGCCGTCGTTTAGCGGATCGGCGGTGGTGCCGACCACCGTCGATATGTTCGTCAACGGTTTCAAAACCAACAGCGAATCGGTGCAGCCCGGTCCGTGGTCGCTGAATAATCTGCCGTTCGTCAACGGCGCCGGCGATGCGGTGATCGTCACCACCGACGCCCTCGGGCGGCAGGTCGTGACGACGTTACCGTTTTACGTCTCCAGTACGATGCTCGAACCGGGGCTGGCGGACTTCTCTGTCTCCGCCGGTGCGTTGCGTAAAGGCTACGGCACGCGCAGCGCCGATTATGGCGAGGTGGTCGCCAGCGGCAGTTATCGTCGGGGGATAACCGACTGGCTTACGCTTGAAACACAGGCCGAGGGGGCGGACAGCCTCGCGCTGGGCGGCGTCGGCAGCCAGCTGCGCCTCGGTGCGCTGGGGGTGGTCAATCACTCTTGGAGCCACAGTTTGTGGCAGGGGCAACAGGGGGATCAATACGGTTTCGGCTACCGTTACAATAATCGTTTTTTCAGCGTGGGTACGCAGCATATTCTGCGCAACGCCCGCTTTGGCAATCTGGCCATTTACGATAACGGCGATAATCCTCTGCTGCGCGATACTCGCTGGAGCCTGAGCCGCCGCAGCGAACAATATAATCTCACCCTGTCGCTGGCGCGCTACGGTAGCCTGGGCGCGGCCTACGTCGCCATCCGCAGCGCTCAAGGGGAGCGGACGCAACTGTGGAATCTGTCGTGGAGTAAATCGTTGTGGGGCGATGCCAGTCTGTTTGTCGCCGGCAGCTATACGCCGCTACAGGCCGGGTGGAGCGGGGCGCTGGCCCTTGTCGTACCCTTCGGCGCGCTCTCCAACGCCAGCGTTGGCGTGGAGCGATCGCCCAACGGCGGCATGGCGCAGCGGCTCACTCTCTCCAGCGCCATGCCGTCCGACGGCGGCCTTAGCTGGGATGTGGCCTACGCCCGCCAACGGCGCGCCCAGGATTATCGCCAGGGCATGTTAGGCTGGCGTAATCCGTTGATGGAGATTGACGGTGGCATTTACGGCTACGGCGCTGAAAACACCGTCTGGAACGATCTCAGCGGCGCGCTGGTGCTCATGGACGGACAGGTGCTGGCCGCCAATGGGTTAAATAACAGCTTCGCACTGGTGAAAACCGGGTATCCGAATGTGGAAGTCAGCTATGAAAATCAGCCGGCGGGGGTGACCAACGCCAAAGGCTATCTGCTGGTGCCGGGCGTTAGCGCCTATTATCCGGGGAAATACGCCATCAACACCCTCGATTTGCCGCCGGACATCACCGCTACCCAGGTGGAACAGCGGCTGACCATTCGCCGGCAGAGCGGCTATACCGTCAATTTCGGCGTAAAGAAACTCCGCGCCGCCTTGGTGATTTTACACGACGGACAGGGCCAGCCGCTGCCTGTCGCGACACAACTGACCCGCGCGGGGCAACCGACGGAGTTTGTCGGCTGGGACGGCCAGGCGTGGCTGGATAATCTTAGCGAAGAGAATTTCATCACGGCGCAGACGCCCGACGGCCGACGTTGTCAAGCGCGGCTCACGCTGCCCGGCGGCGAGGTGTACGCGTTGAGAACCTACGGGCCCGTGCGGTGCCCGCTGAATGAACCTGCATTAGGAGCGTCGAATGAATAA
- a CDS encoding molecular chaperone: MTGAGRGRALGRLRVWLTVLGLQLGGMAQAGNAVLIWPVDPVINAAQKAGKLWVENRGASTTLIQVRVFGWQQRNGSDSYQAQQRVIASPPMLRLEPGQKQMVRLLKHQPPRAGEEQAFRILLDEIPTPHLDPADKNHSVNFQMRYSLPLFVYGERAAADAGDPLLSWRVVEEGGQTFLEVSNQGPVHARLSQAHLDRQRLSDGLFGYVLAHASYRWPLKGNVGRGQQLEFRLDNRDRPWRSGQQQAR; this comes from the coding sequence ATGACAGGAGCAGGTAGAGGTCGCGCCCTGGGGCGCTTGAGGGTGTGGCTGACGGTTCTTGGCCTACAGTTAGGCGGAATGGCGCAGGCGGGAAATGCGGTCCTTATCTGGCCGGTGGATCCGGTTATTAACGCCGCGCAGAAAGCCGGGAAATTGTGGGTGGAAAACCGCGGCGCCAGCACCACGCTCATCCAGGTCAGGGTGTTCGGTTGGCAACAGCGCAACGGCAGCGATAGCTATCAAGCCCAGCAGCGCGTTATCGCCAGTCCGCCGATGCTGCGTCTGGAGCCGGGACAAAAACAGATGGTGCGTCTGCTTAAGCACCAGCCGCCGAGGGCCGGCGAGGAGCAGGCCTTCCGAATATTATTGGATGAAATCCCCACGCCGCATCTGGATCCCGCGGATAAAAACCACAGCGTCAATTTTCAGATGCGCTATTCGTTACCGCTGTTTGTTTACGGCGAGCGGGCCGCGGCCGACGCCGGCGATCCTCTGCTGAGCTGGCGCGTTGTCGAAGAAGGCGGCCAGACGTTTCTAGAGGTGAGTAATCAGGGGCCGGTGCATGCCCGGCTTAGTCAAGCGCATTTAGACCGACAGCGTCTGAGCGATGGACTCTTCGGCTATGTCCTGGCGCACGCCAGCTACCGTTGGCCGCTCAAGGGAAACGTGGGTCGTGGCCAGCAATTAGAATTTCGGTTGGATAACCGCGATCGCCCCTGGCGCAGTGGCCAGCAGCAAGCGCGGTGA
- a CDS encoding spore coat U domain-containing protein, translating into MTFQAAALPNQSFQVTATVVDGCLITGGPAIGKLDFGSRAGSDRQRFTAAMVQNTAFTLACTPGTTLTLRIDGGSHYTNQRNLQRVGGTTLIGYQLYRDAGLTSAGAIPVGQNVPLTYSDANHIVLPVYGALHLSGMSPAGTYTDTLTVTMSW; encoded by the coding sequence GTGACTTTTCAGGCAGCGGCGCTGCCCAACCAAAGCTTTCAGGTGACGGCGACCGTGGTCGACGGCTGTTTGATAACCGGCGGCCCCGCCATCGGCAAGCTGGATTTCGGTAGCCGCGCCGGCAGCGACAGACAGCGTTTTACCGCCGCCATGGTGCAGAATACGGCGTTTACGCTGGCCTGCACGCCGGGCACTACCCTGACCCTGCGCATTGATGGCGGTAGCCATTACACCAACCAGCGGAATTTACAGCGCGTCGGCGGCACCACCCTTATCGGCTATCAGCTTTATCGCGATGCGGGTCTCACGTCCGCCGGCGCTATCCCGGTGGGGCAAAACGTGCCGCTGACCTATAGCGATGCCAATCATATTGTTCTGCCGGTTTATGGTGCGCTGCACTTATCGGGTATGTCACCGGCGGGGACCTATACCGATACCCTGACGGTCACGATGTCATGGTAG
- a CDS encoding spore coat U domain-containing protein: MTKTLLAVGCLAGVFCCYSARAAEATGTINATLTLTNGCLINGDPATTNANFGNLDFGTHAATFDTLEATMSGAIGDGIRVRCSDGPSSYIVQITGSSNPAPSNTPYGTVTANAHYMTLTTDPTQAVAYTLYNDAGFTSAIANGTNLTAAATSDPVNGEIYPIYGRITGGGNSTNIPAGTYADVINVQVTY; this comes from the coding sequence ATGACTAAGACGCTTTTGGCTGTCGGCTGTCTGGCCGGCGTTTTCTGCTGTTATTCCGCGCGGGCCGCGGAAGCCACGGGTACGATTAACGCGACGCTTACCCTGACCAATGGCTGCTTGATCAACGGCGATCCCGCCACGACCAACGCCAACTTCGGCAACCTGGATTTTGGTACCCATGCCGCGACGTTCGATACCCTGGAAGCGACGATGAGCGGCGCCATCGGCGACGGTATCCGCGTGCGCTGCTCCGATGGCCCCTCGTCCTATATCGTACAAATCACCGGCAGCAGCAATCCCGCGCCGTCCAATACCCCCTATGGCACCGTGACCGCCAACGCGCATTACATGACGTTGACGACCGATCCGACGCAGGCGGTGGCGTATACCCTGTATAACGACGCCGGCTTTACCTCCGCTATCGCCAACGGGACCAACTTGACCGCCGCTGCGACCTCGGATCCGGTCAACGGGGAAATTTATCCGATTTATGGCCGCATTACCGGCGGCGGGAACAGCACCAATATTCCCGCCGGGACCTATGCGGATGTGATAAACGTCCAGGTCACCTACTAA
- the hemB gene encoding porphobilinogen synthase, whose translation MSSVYPVSRPRRLRRTPALRSLFQETEVQLSSLVLPIFVEEEVSDYVPVSAMPGVVRIPEARLAFEIERYAKAGIQSVMTFGISHHLDEAGSDTWHENGLVARMARICKETVPEMIVMSDTCFCEYTTHGHCGVVHDNGVDNDATLVNLGRQAVAAARAGADFIAPSAAMDGQVQAIRAALDGAGFTDTAIMAYSTKFASAFYGPFREAGGTALKGNRKSYQMNPMNRREAIRESLLDEQEGADALMVKPAGAFLDTIRDIREATHLPLAAYQVSGEYAMIKFAAAAGAIDERQIVRETLGAIKRAGADIILSYFAMDIAEQGF comes from the coding sequence ATGTCCAGTGTCTATCCCGTTTCACGCCCGCGCCGTTTGCGCCGCACCCCTGCTTTGCGTTCGTTGTTCCAGGAAACCGAGGTGCAGTTAAGCTCTCTGGTGCTGCCGATATTCGTCGAGGAGGAGGTCAGCGACTATGTACCGGTGTCCGCCATGCCGGGCGTGGTCAGAATACCGGAAGCGCGTTTGGCCTTTGAAATCGAGCGCTATGCCAAAGCCGGCATTCAATCCGTGATGACCTTCGGCATCTCCCATCATCTGGATGAGGCCGGCAGCGATACCTGGCATGAAAACGGGTTGGTCGCGCGGATGGCGCGCATTTGTAAAGAGACGGTGCCGGAGATGATCGTGATGTCCGACACCTGCTTTTGCGAATACACCACCCACGGTCATTGCGGCGTCGTGCACGATAACGGGGTCGACAACGACGCTACGCTTGTGAATTTGGGGCGTCAGGCGGTGGCGGCGGCGCGCGCCGGCGCGGATTTTATCGCCCCCTCGGCGGCGATGGACGGACAGGTCCAGGCGATACGCGCCGCCCTGGACGGCGCCGGCTTCACCGACACGGCGATCATGGCGTATTCCACCAAATTTGCCTCGGCATTTTATGGCCCGTTCCGCGAAGCCGGCGGTACCGCCCTGAAGGGCAACCGCAAAAGCTATCAAATGAACCCGATGAACCGCCGTGAAGCGATTCGCGAGTCGCTGCTGGACGAGCAGGAGGGAGCCGATGCGCTGATGGTGAAGCCGGCCGGCGCGTTTTTGGACACTATCCGCGATATCCGCGAGGCAACCCATTTGCCGCTTGCGGCATATCAGGTGAGCGGCGAATACGCGATGATAAAATTCGCCGCCGCTGCCGGCGCCATTGACGAACGGCAAATCGTGCGTGAAACCCTAGGCGCCATTAAGCGCGCGGGGGCAGATATTATCCTCAGTTATTTCGCCATGGATATTGCCGAACAGGGTTTTTGA
- a CDS encoding ABC transporter ATP-binding protein, giving the protein MSAVKLALRQVCRSFGALTALAPTELDVRQGEFICLVGPSGCGKSTLFNVISGVLAPDSGQILIDGRDVTGSSGHVGYMLQKDLLLPWKTVIDNIVLGAVINGGASRAQRAQGVALARRYGLGEFINHYPAALSGGMRQRVALMRTLAMEHDIMLLDEPFGALDSQTRLAMQQWLLQVWSEQRRTVVFITHDIDEAIMLADRVVVMTPRPGRIRAILPVPVPRPRTLATLTDPRFIALKGQILSLIYHDAATESKAHENSA; this is encoded by the coding sequence ATGTCCGCCGTGAAATTAGCGTTACGCCAGGTTTGCCGCAGTTTCGGCGCACTCACCGCGCTGGCGCCGACCGAACTGGACGTGCGGCAAGGGGAATTTATTTGCCTGGTCGGTCCCTCCGGCTGCGGCAAGAGTACATTGTTCAATGTCATTTCGGGCGTATTGGCCCCCGATAGCGGCCAAATCCTGATCGACGGCCGCGACGTGACCGGCAGCAGCGGCCACGTGGGCTATATGCTGCAAAAAGATTTGCTGTTGCCGTGGAAGACGGTCATCGACAATATTGTGCTGGGCGCGGTAATCAACGGCGGCGCCAGCCGGGCACAGCGGGCGCAGGGCGTGGCGCTGGCCAGACGCTACGGCCTGGGGGAGTTTATCAATCACTATCCCGCCGCGCTGTCCGGCGGCATGCGCCAGCGGGTAGCGCTGATGCGCACCCTGGCGATGGAGCACGATATTATGTTGCTCGATGAGCCGTTCGGCGCGTTGGATTCGCAAACCCGCCTCGCCATGCAGCAATGGCTGTTGCAAGTGTGGTCGGAACAGCGCCGGACGGTGGTGTTTATCACCCATGACATCGACGAAGCCATCATGCTTGCGGATAGGGTCGTGGTGATGACGCCGCGCCCGGGGCGCATCCGCGCCATCTTGCCGGTCCCGGTTCCCCGTCCGCGCACGCTCGCCACGCTGACCGACCCGCGCTTTATCGCGCTGAAAGGGCAGATCCTCTCTTTGATTTATCACGACGCGGCCACGGAGTCTAAAGCGCATGAGAACTCTGCCTAA